One window of Acidobacteriaceae bacterium genomic DNA carries:
- a CDS encoding thiazole synthase has translation MSTAVVDQPATTTDDLIIAGRRFRSRLIVGTGKYKDGPETAAAIEASGAEMVTVAVRRVNLDRSKESLLDFIDPTRFFLMPNTAGCYTAEEAIRAARLAREVGLSDWVKIEVIGDQPTLYPDVQATVEATRVLVKEGFTVLPYTTDDIVFAKRLIDVGAAAVMPLGAPIGTGLGIANKYTLRMMRELITEVPLVVDAGLGTASDAALAMELGFDAVLLNTAIAGAKNPILMASAMKKAVEAGREAFLSGRMPKKLYASASSPIEGISR, from the coding sequence ATGAGCACAGCCGTCGTCGACCAACCCGCCACCACCACCGACGACCTCATCATCGCCGGCCGCCGCTTCCGCTCCCGCCTCATCGTCGGCACCGGCAAGTACAAGGACGGTCCCGAGACTGCCGCCGCCATCGAGGCCTCCGGCGCCGAGATGGTCACCGTTGCCGTCCGCCGCGTCAACCTCGACCGCTCCAAGGAATCCCTCCTCGACTTCATCGACCCCACGCGCTTCTTCCTCATGCCCAACACCGCCGGCTGCTACACCGCCGAGGAAGCCATCCGCGCCGCCCGCCTCGCCCGCGAGGTCGGCCTCTCCGACTGGGTCAAGATCGAGGTCATCGGCGACCAGCCCACCCTCTACCCCGACGTCCAGGCCACCGTCGAAGCTACGCGCGTCCTCGTCAAGGAAGGCTTCACCGTCCTGCCCTACACCACCGACGACATCGTCTTCGCCAAGCGCCTCATCGACGTTGGCGCCGCCGCCGTCATGCCCCTCGGCGCGCCCATCGGCACCGGGCTCGGCATCGCGAACAAGTACACCCTGCGCATGATGCGCGAGCTCATCACCGAAGTCCCACTCGTCGTCGACGCCGGCCTCGGCACCGCCTCCGACGCCGCCCTCGCCATGGAGCTCGGCTTCGACGCCGTCCTCCTCAACACCGCGATCGCCGGCGCAAAGAACCCCATCCTCATGGCCTCCGCGATGAAGAAGGCCGTCGAAGCCGGCCGCGAAGCCTTCCTCTCCGGCCGCATGCCCAAAAAGCTCTACGCCAGCGCCAGCTCACCCATCGAAGGCATCTCGCGTTAG
- a CDS encoding GNAT family protein yields MLRTATVMAMELVTLEGEHVRLEPLEREHAAALVEASAADTSIYKWSLVPVGRDAVERYIETAIAWRDAGTAVPFVTVRKADGVVIGSTRIYGLERWAWPVGSAHHGKHVYDTGEIGYTWLTASAVRTAANTEAKLLMLTHAFEVWRMNSVSFCTDERNERSAAAIKRIGAKLEGTLRAHRMAADFVPRNTLRFSIVGSEWPEVKRALQEKLAR; encoded by the coding sequence GTGCTTCGGACAGCGACTGTAATGGCGATGGAGCTTGTAACGCTCGAGGGTGAGCATGTGAGGCTGGAGCCGCTGGAGCGCGAGCATGCCGCGGCGCTGGTGGAGGCTTCGGCGGCGGATACGTCGATCTACAAGTGGAGTCTTGTTCCGGTGGGGCGCGACGCGGTCGAGAGGTATATCGAGACTGCGATCGCGTGGAGAGATGCGGGGACGGCGGTGCCGTTTGTGACTGTGCGGAAGGCTGATGGTGTCGTGATTGGGTCGACGCGGATTTATGGACTGGAGCGGTGGGCGTGGCCGGTGGGGTCGGCGCACCACGGCAAGCATGTGTACGACACAGGCGAGATCGGCTACACGTGGCTGACGGCTTCGGCGGTGCGGACGGCGGCGAATACCGAGGCGAAGCTGCTGATGCTGACACACGCGTTCGAGGTGTGGCGGATGAACTCGGTGAGCTTCTGCACGGATGAGCGGAATGAGCGCTCGGCGGCGGCGATCAAGCGGATTGGGGCGAAGCTCGAAGGCACGCTGCGGGCGCACAGGATGGCGGCGGATTTCGTGCCGAGGAATACGCTGCGGTTTTCGATTGTGGGGAGTGAGTGGCCTGAGGTGAAGCGGGCGCTGCAGGAGAAGCTTGCCCGCTAA
- a CDS encoding VOC family protein — translation MSNFIQTTPFMHVPIGEFEAAVRFFEEVLGFTAHTRVSDYAYMQRDGCGIRIWGREDAADAPRGVRNFRYYFDVRDVDALYEELKAKLDKLPKGDVHGPADKPYHQRELLIVAPDGDLVCFGQRL, via the coding sequence ATGTCGAACTTCATTCAAACGACGCCATTCATGCACGTTCCGATTGGGGAGTTTGAGGCGGCGGTGCGGTTCTTTGAAGAGGTGCTCGGGTTTACGGCGCACACGCGAGTGAGCGACTACGCGTACATGCAGCGCGATGGTTGCGGGATTCGCATATGGGGACGCGAGGATGCGGCGGATGCACCGCGCGGCGTGCGGAATTTTCGGTACTACTTCGATGTCCGCGACGTGGACGCGCTATATGAGGAGTTGAAGGCGAAGCTGGACAAGCTGCCGAAGGGCGATGTGCACGGACCCGCGGACAAGCCGTATCACCAGCGCGAGTTGTTGATCGTTGCGCCTGACGGCGACCTGGTGTGCTTCGGACAGCGACTGTAA
- a CDS encoding DUF1015 domain-containing protein: MARLFPFRALRYDPTRVNMADVVTQPYDKIDKQMQERYYNLSPYNLVRVVLGKHQPDDNEQHNVYTRAAETLEQWQDEGVLCKETVPALYGYSQTYTVPGTGGDTGVKADIRERRGFIALGQLHDYADHVVYRHEQTFPKHKSDRLALFKATRAYCEQIYMLYSDPTFTAEKVIFDVPPPNVGNAATVSHVSRVPDLEITDEYHVVHRVWKLTDCNLITRVLDAMKDKWLLIADGHHRYETSVGYMHERAEQLHCDADAEPKLTADGLPQPAFPEQAMMMTFVNMDAPGITILPTHRVVSGLADFSIKDFAEKAKQYFDVQELEGSLTPAELLAKLNATNGVAFVAAASDGNLLLTPKPEAIAPVLKGLSPRQQQLDVTQLHKVVLERIFGLDEDTIRKGEVIRYYREADESVERVKNGKADVAFLIKPVTLEQMKDISLNLEVMPQKSTDFYPKLLSGLAMYTLD, from the coding sequence ATGGCACGTTTGTTTCCGTTTCGCGCGCTTCGCTATGACCCAACCCGCGTCAACATGGCCGATGTGGTGACGCAGCCCTACGACAAGATCGATAAGCAGATGCAGGAGCGCTACTACAACCTGAGTCCGTACAACCTGGTTCGCGTTGTGCTTGGGAAACATCAGCCGGACGACAACGAGCAGCACAATGTGTACACCCGCGCGGCGGAGACGCTGGAGCAATGGCAGGATGAGGGCGTGCTGTGCAAGGAGACGGTGCCCGCCCTGTATGGGTACTCGCAGACCTACACGGTTCCGGGGACGGGTGGCGATACAGGCGTGAAGGCCGACATTCGCGAGCGCCGCGGATTTATTGCGCTCGGGCAGCTTCACGATTATGCCGACCACGTTGTTTACAGGCACGAGCAGACGTTCCCGAAGCACAAGTCGGACCGGCTCGCGCTGTTCAAGGCAACGCGCGCGTATTGCGAGCAGATTTACATGCTGTACTCCGATCCGACATTCACGGCGGAGAAGGTGATCTTCGACGTGCCTCCGCCAAACGTGGGCAACGCTGCCACGGTCTCACATGTTTCGCGCGTGCCGGATCTGGAAATCACGGACGAGTATCACGTGGTGCATCGAGTGTGGAAGCTCACGGACTGCAACCTGATCACCCGCGTGCTGGATGCGATGAAGGACAAGTGGCTGCTGATCGCGGATGGACATCACCGTTACGAAACCTCGGTGGGATACATGCATGAGCGCGCGGAGCAGTTGCACTGCGATGCGGACGCGGAGCCGAAGCTGACCGCCGACGGCCTGCCACAACCTGCGTTTCCCGAGCAAGCGATGATGATGACGTTCGTAAACATGGATGCGCCGGGCATCACGATTCTGCCGACGCATCGTGTGGTGTCTGGCCTCGCGGATTTTTCGATCAAAGATTTTGCGGAGAAGGCGAAGCAGTACTTCGACGTTCAGGAGTTGGAGGGGTCGCTGACGCCAGCGGAACTGCTGGCGAAGTTGAATGCGACGAATGGAGTGGCGTTCGTTGCGGCGGCGAGTGACGGCAACCTGCTATTGACGCCGAAGCCAGAGGCGATTGCGCCGGTGCTGAAGGGCTTGTCGCCGCGACAGCAGCAACTGGATGTGACGCAGTTGCACAAGGTAGTGCTGGAGCGGATTTTTGGACTGGATGAGGACACGATCCGCAAGGGCGAGGTGATTCGCTATTACCGTGAAGCGGATGAATCCGTGGAGCGCGTGAAGAACGGAAAAGCCGATGTGGCTTTCCTGATCAAGCCGGTGACGCTGGAGCAGATGAAGGACATTTCGCTGAACCTGGAAGTGATGCCGCAGAAGTCGACGGACTTTTATCCGAAGTTGCTGAGCGGGCTGGCGATGTACACGCTGGATTAG
- a CDS encoding GNAT family N-acetyltransferase, with translation MVLRKADAADYDEIIDLANLAYRGREGATPSWNIEKGIVGGQRLDHSLLREELAAKPDGALLIYREEADGPLLGTAWLNPEEDGVWSLGLLTIRPELQNQQLGRKLLDAVEDYARSRGAKRIRIGVLHVRDTLIAWYERRGYRATGDTEPYPADDPRFGTPLQDNLQFVIMEKQV, from the coding sequence ATGGTTTTGAGGAAGGCCGACGCAGCAGACTACGACGAGATCATCGATCTCGCGAACCTCGCCTATCGCGGACGCGAGGGCGCAACTCCAAGCTGGAATATCGAAAAGGGAATCGTCGGCGGACAGCGGCTCGACCATTCACTGCTCCGCGAAGAACTGGCCGCAAAACCTGACGGAGCGCTGCTGATCTATCGCGAAGAAGCTGATGGCCCGCTCCTCGGGACCGCATGGTTGAACCCGGAAGAAGATGGTGTGTGGTCGCTCGGTCTGCTGACCATTCGGCCAGAGCTGCAGAATCAGCAGCTGGGGCGCAAGCTGCTCGATGCAGTAGAAGATTACGCGCGTTCGCGTGGCGCAAAGCGCATCCGAATCGGTGTGCTGCACGTGCGTGACACGCTCATCGCCTGGTACGAGCGCCGAGGGTATCGTGCAACGGGAGATACAGAACCATATCCGGCCGACGATCCTCGCTTCGGTACGCCTCTCCAGGACAATCTGCAGTTCGTCATCATGGAGAAGCAGGTCTGA
- a CDS encoding MoaD/ThiS family protein has translation MSRIRVELPVPLLRHAKITSGHEVTLEIDAPVTLRRVLDALEGTHPTLCGTIRDQTTKERRAFIRFFACNEDLSHESVDAPLPEEIVSGREPLIILGAIAGG, from the coding sequence ATGAGTCGCATCCGCGTTGAACTACCCGTGCCGCTGCTGCGTCATGCGAAGATCACGAGCGGCCACGAGGTTACGCTTGAGATTGATGCGCCGGTGACGCTGCGGCGCGTGCTGGATGCGCTCGAAGGGACGCACCCAACGTTGTGCGGAACGATTCGCGATCAGACAACGAAAGAACGTCGGGCCTTCATTCGCTTCTTCGCGTGCAACGAGGATCTGTCTCACGAATCGGTGGATGCTCCACTGCCCGAGGAGATTGTCAGCGGACGCGAGCCACTGATTATTCTCGGCGCGATTGCAGGCGGCTGA
- a CDS encoding sialidase family protein produces MSSVRVLAGTRKGAFILSSDGKRKDWKITGPHFTGWEIYHLKGSPADPNRLYASQCSGWFGQQVQRSDDGGQTWNPVSAQFTYDGVPGTHQWYDGTPHPWEFKRVWHLEPSLTDPDTVYAGAEDAALFKSTDGGQNWTELSGLRTNATAPGWQPGAGGMCLHTIILDPTNPDRIVIAISAAGAFRSDDAGKSWKPINKGLYSKYIPDPTAEVGHCVHHIAMNAKTPKTLFMQKHWDVMRSDDAGDQWTKISGNLPTDFGFVIDVHTHEPETVYVVPIKSDSEHFPLDGKLQVFRSKSGGNEWEPLTKGLPQQDCYVNVLRDAMSVDALDDCGVYFGTTGGQIYCSPDAGDSWNTITEHLPPVLSIEVQTLP; encoded by the coding sequence ATGAGCTCCGTCCGCGTCCTCGCCGGAACCCGCAAAGGCGCCTTTATCCTCTCCTCCGACGGCAAGCGCAAGGACTGGAAGATCACCGGCCCTCACTTCACCGGCTGGGAGATCTACCACCTGAAGGGCTCGCCCGCCGACCCGAACCGCCTCTACGCCTCGCAGTGCTCCGGCTGGTTCGGCCAGCAGGTGCAGCGCTCCGACGACGGCGGCCAGACCTGGAACCCCGTCAGCGCCCAGTTCACCTACGACGGCGTCCCCGGCACCCACCAGTGGTACGACGGCACCCCCCACCCCTGGGAGTTCAAGCGCGTCTGGCACCTCGAGCCTTCGCTGACAGATCCCGATACGGTTTACGCCGGAGCGGAAGATGCAGCGCTCTTCAAATCTACGGACGGCGGGCAGAACTGGACGGAGCTCTCCGGCCTGCGCACGAACGCCACCGCCCCGGGGTGGCAGCCCGGTGCTGGCGGCATGTGCCTCCATACGATCATTCTTGATCCCACGAATCCCGATCGCATTGTCATCGCAATTTCTGCGGCGGGAGCGTTCAGAAGCGACGATGCAGGCAAGAGCTGGAAGCCAATCAATAAGGGGCTGTACTCGAAGTACATTCCGGATCCGACTGCCGAGGTTGGCCACTGCGTCCATCACATCGCGATGAATGCGAAAACGCCGAAGACGCTGTTCATGCAGAAGCACTGGGACGTGATGCGCTCGGATGATGCAGGTGATCAGTGGACCAAGATTTCCGGCAATCTTCCGACGGATTTCGGCTTCGTGATCGATGTGCACACGCATGAACCGGAGACGGTTTACGTTGTGCCCATCAAGTCCGACTCCGAGCACTTCCCTCTCGACGGCAAGCTGCAGGTCTTCCGCAGCAAGTCCGGCGGTAATGAATGGGAGCCGCTGACGAAGGGACTGCCGCAGCAGGATTGCTACGTGAATGTTCTGCGCGACGCAATGTCCGTCGATGCGCTGGATGACTGCGGCGTTTACTTTGGCACAACCGGCGGCCAGATCTACTGCTCGCCTGATGCCGGTGATTCATGGAACACGATCACCGAACACCTGCCACCGGTGCTTTCCATTGAGGTGCAAACGCTCCCATGA
- a CDS encoding helix-hairpin-helix domain-containing protein, translating to MRKAVFIALMMAGLVGCTREQRSPDAIRNDTAHATAGAVRDGKAVVEGVFDGLRQKGPVNINKASSDDLERLPGVTPEIADRIIAGRPYQNGADLYHRRIVSKAEYNQIADKIEAR from the coding sequence ATGCGGAAGGCGGTCTTCATTGCGCTCATGATGGCTGGGTTGGTGGGGTGTACCCGAGAGCAACGCAGCCCCGACGCGATCCGGAATGACACCGCGCATGCGACCGCCGGTGCGGTTCGTGATGGGAAGGCTGTGGTGGAGGGAGTCTTCGATGGCCTGCGGCAGAAGGGGCCGGTGAATATCAACAAGGCGAGCAGCGATGACCTCGAGCGGCTGCCGGGAGTCACGCCGGAGATTGCGGACCGGATTATTGCGGGCCGGCCGTATCAGAACGGAGCAGACCTTTACCACCGCCGGATCGTGAGCAAGGCCGAGTACAACCAGATTGCCGACAAGATAGAGGCGCGGTGA
- a CDS encoding sodium-translocating pyrophosphatase translates to MHLGAPAALIAFQNYSPAAPTVSSNDTVWLWIAIAIGVLALIAAAVIARSVLAGDTGTADMQAISNAIREGAEAFLARQYRTIGIIAVVLAIIIFCGYFFSPRTHDIAIQTVVSFLVGATCSGIAGFTGMYVSIRTNIRAASAARSSLNKALQAALRGGAITGLVVVALALLGVSILFLAYGGTTNPTGVVYQLVGFGFGASLVALFAQLGGGIYTKAADVGADLVGKVEAGIPEDDPRNPAVIADLVGDNVGDCAGRGADIFESTAAETVGAMILGAALFPVFGIKGILFPLIIHAINLIASIVGVAVVRSSETEDPMRALNRGFYVTAIIALGGLAVVVWKMLNGPGVQPGWLFLSGVIGLVTAFLFVWITQYYTESRYRPVRLIAESSLTGPATNIISGLAVGMETPALPVIVISIALLASYYCGVRALANATDINGNMLVISDYAKGIYGTAIATMGMLATAAYILAMDTFGPITDNAGGIIEMSHQPDAVRNITDKLDSAGNTTKALTKGYAIGSASLAAFLLFSAYLEEVRTIVADKVAAAGPNGYMPHGWSFTNINLAEIPVFVGALLGAMLVYLFSSLAIKAVGRTAQKVVQDVRDQFRENPGIMEGTAKPNYARCVSIVTGAALKEMVVPGVLVVAMPVAVGLIFRNFSASYGTSSVTLAPGQMSNVPMINGLPVNLGGATAVAGLLMVGTIAGILLAMLMNNGGGAWDNAKKFIESGQYGGKRSEAHKAAVVGDTVGDPFKDTAGPSLHVLIKLLATITLVLAPLFL, encoded by the coding sequence ATGCATCTCGGAGCACCCGCGGCCCTTATCGCCTTTCAGAACTATTCCCCAGCCGCCCCCACCGTTTCCTCTAATGACACCGTCTGGCTCTGGATCGCTATCGCCATCGGCGTCCTCGCTCTCATCGCTGCGGCCGTCATCGCGCGCTCCGTCCTCGCCGGCGACACCGGAACCGCCGACATGCAGGCCATCTCCAACGCCATCCGCGAGGGCGCCGAAGCCTTCCTCGCCCGCCAGTACCGCACCATCGGCATCATCGCCGTCGTCCTGGCCATCATCATCTTCTGCGGTTACTTCTTCTCGCCCCGCACGCACGACATCGCCATCCAGACCGTCGTCAGCTTCCTCGTCGGAGCCACCTGCTCCGGCATCGCCGGCTTCACCGGCATGTACGTCTCCATCCGCACCAACATTCGCGCCGCCTCCGCCGCCCGCTCCTCGCTGAACAAAGCCCTCCAGGCCGCACTCCGCGGAGGCGCAATCACCGGCCTCGTCGTCGTCGCCCTCGCCCTCCTGGGCGTCAGCATCCTCTTCCTCGCCTACGGCGGAACGACAAATCCCACCGGCGTCGTCTACCAACTGGTCGGCTTCGGCTTTGGTGCCTCGCTCGTCGCGCTCTTCGCGCAGCTCGGCGGCGGCATCTACACCAAGGCCGCGGACGTCGGCGCCGACCTCGTCGGCAAGGTCGAAGCCGGCATCCCCGAAGACGACCCACGCAACCCCGCCGTCATCGCCGACCTCGTCGGTGACAACGTCGGCGACTGCGCCGGCCGCGGTGCCGACATCTTCGAGTCCACCGCCGCAGAAACCGTCGGCGCCATGATCCTCGGCGCCGCGCTCTTCCCCGTCTTCGGCATCAAGGGCATCCTCTTCCCGCTCATCATCCACGCGATCAACCTCATCGCCTCCATCGTCGGCGTCGCGGTCGTCCGCTCCAGCGAAACCGAAGACCCGATGCGCGCGCTCAACCGCGGCTTCTATGTCACGGCCATCATCGCGCTCGGCGGTCTCGCCGTCGTCGTCTGGAAGATGCTCAATGGCCCCGGCGTCCAGCCCGGCTGGCTCTTCCTCTCCGGCGTCATCGGCCTCGTCACGGCATTTCTCTTCGTCTGGATCACGCAGTACTACACCGAGAGCCGCTACCGCCCCGTCCGGCTCATCGCCGAGTCTTCGCTCACCGGCCCGGCCACCAACATCATCTCCGGCCTGGCTGTAGGCATGGAGACGCCGGCGCTTCCCGTCATCGTCATCTCCATCGCGCTTCTCGCCAGCTACTACTGCGGCGTCCGCGCCCTGGCCAACGCCACCGACATCAACGGCAACATGCTCGTCATCTCCGACTACGCCAAGGGCATCTACGGCACCGCAATCGCCACGATGGGCATGCTGGCAACGGCAGCCTACATTCTCGCGATGGATACCTTTGGCCCCATCACCGACAACGCCGGCGGCATCATCGAGATGTCCCACCAGCCCGACGCCGTCCGCAACATAACCGACAAGCTCGACTCCGCCGGCAACACGACCAAGGCGCTCACCAAGGGCTACGCCATCGGCTCAGCCTCGCTCGCCGCCTTCCTTCTCTTCTCCGCCTACCTTGAAGAGGTCCGCACCATCGTCGCCGACAAGGTTGCGGCTGCCGGCCCCAACGGCTATATGCCGCACGGCTGGTCCTTCACCAACATTAATCTCGCCGAGATCCCCGTCTTCGTCGGCGCCCTCCTCGGCGCGATGCTCGTCTATCTCTTCTCGTCGCTGGCCATCAAGGCCGTCGGCCGCACGGCGCAAAAGGTCGTGCAGGACGTCCGCGATCAGTTCCGCGAGAACCCCGGCATCATGGAAGGCACAGCCAAGCCCAACTACGCCCGCTGCGTCTCCATCGTCACGGGAGCCGCGCTCAAGGAGATGGTTGTCCCTGGCGTGCTCGTCGTCGCCATGCCGGTCGCGGTTGGTCTCATCTTCCGCAACTTCTCGGCGAGCTACGGCACCAGCTCGGTCACGCTCGCTCCCGGCCAGATGTCCAACGTCCCGATGATCAACGGCCTTCCGGTCAACCTGGGCGGAGCCACCGCTGTCGCCGGGCTGTTGATGGTCGGCACCATCGCCGGCATCCTGCTCGCCATGCTGATGAACAACGGCGGCGGCGCCTGGGACAATGCCAAGAAGTTCATCGAATCCGGCCAGTACGGCGGCAAACGCTCCGAGGCCCACAAGGCCGCCGTCGTTGGCGACACCGTCGGCGATCCCTTCAAGGACACCGCCGGGCCCAGCCTGCACGTGCTGATTAAGCTCCTGGCGACGATCACGCTCGTGCTCGCCCCCCTGTTCCTCTAA